TTTGTGGCGGCAGTGCAGGATGGTATTAAATTGCGCCCGGTGGTTAATCTTTTACCGGTGGGAGCTGTCACAGATGGCGGCAAGAAAATCAGGGATGAGCGGAAATGGGACTGAAATCGTTATTACCATGAAGAGCTTGAAGAAGATGAAGCTTAAAAATCTTCACGACTTCATGTCCTTCATGGTTATATTTATTTGACCTTTTTGGGGAAAAATTTGAAATGGCTAAGCGCTGATAGCTGACAGCTTAATTAAAGTGACTAACCATGTTTTTTGGGAGAGTTGAAAAATGTTTGTAAGCAACTGGATGAAAGAAAACCCCATAACCGTCACTCCGGATACCCTGGCCATCGATGCCAAAAAAATCATGAAAGACCATGGTTTCAGGCGGTTGCCGGTTCTGGATGGGAAAAAACTGGTGGGAATTGTTACCTTGAATACCCTCAGGGAAGCCCAGCCATCAGCAGCTACATCACTCAGCATCCATGAGTTGAATTACCTGCTGGCAAAAATGACGGTAGCCGATATTATGACTAAAAAGCTGATTACCTGTTCACCGGATATGACCCTGGAAAAGGCGGCAATCCTGGGAACAAAGCATCAAATTGGCGCCCTGTTGGTGGTGGATGGTGGAAAATTGGTGGGGATTATTACCGAATCAGATATTTACCGGGCTTTTTTGACCATGCTGGGCGCCAATAAAGTGCCATCCAGCCGGGTTACCATCGAGGATTTTCCGAAAGATCAGGATGCGATTATCAAAGTTATCAGTATCCTGGATGAGCTGAA
The sequence above is drawn from the Pseudomonadota bacterium genome and encodes:
- a CDS encoding CBS domain-containing protein, with translation MFVSNWMKENPITVTPDTLAIDAKKIMKDHGFRRLPVLDGKKLVGIVTLNTLREAQPSAATSLSIHELNYLLAKMTVADIMTKKLITCSPDMTLEKAAILGTKHQIGALLVVDGGKLVGIITESDIYRAFLTMLGANKVPSSRVTIEDFPKDQDAIIKVISILDELKLTLCSLAVVDDVPVYGRRQLVFRVCEVQTDKLKDKLLAAEFKVSSISPIQ